TAGCATGTTATGGAATGCAGAATTGAGCAAGTTTCAAATGCAAATTACCCCATGGTTGTTGCAATGTAGCAAGCTCCCACAGGATGACCCCGAAACTGTACACATCTGACTTTTCATTAAATGGCTCATCTTGCAGGACTTCTGGTGCCATCCACTCAGGCTGATACAACAAAGTCATTAAATTATTTAACTTCCACTGGACAAACAATTATTTCGGACCAAATAAGAGTCAAGTAGTTGAGCTTGTTTTAGCTTTAAACAAACTGAACATACAGTTCCAGCTGCTGACTTTGATGAAAGGAACGTGCTCGCCTTTAATCGTGAGAGACCAAAATCACAAACCTGAAATTTCAAGACAAACAGGGGAGTTGGAAAAATAATGTTTTGATAGACAGCTTGAGAGTGCTGCTAATTTAAATTACAGCAGGTTAATGCCTTTCTGCAGTGTCCCCAAgatgatttaatatataagcAGATCTCACAACAGGGATGGTATATactgaaaatcaaaatcaaggcATTGGACACAACAATTTCTAATTCAGATTCAAACCTTGACTGTATATATTATAAGCAGATTTCACAAGAAGAATGGTATATactgaaaatcaaaattaaggCACTGGACACAACAAATTATAATTCAGATTCAAACCTTGACTGTATATTTTTTGTCGACCAACAAATTTGGAGATTTCATATGCACAATAGGCGGATTGCGATTGTGCAGATAATTCATTCCTTTAGCCTGCAACAAAGATTTGGAAAGAATATTCGATGTTAAGAAACACCAAGATCAGAAGGTAATCAACTTAATTTGCACCCATACATACCACATCATATGCCATACTCAGGCGACGTCTCTCATCTAATTGCTCCCTTGCTCCACTTTTATGCAAAAGTCTGCATAAACTACCTCTGTTTGAAAGATACCATGTATTAGCGTTATTGTAGGCTAAAAGTGTACACTAAACACATTAACCCCTCAAAATCCAGGTAACTGTACCTTGAAAAAATATTCAGTCACTATTGAAAAAACTCTTGTTCTACGTTTTTCAATGAGTTTTCTTTCAATATATTGACCTCATCATAAGATTCAACACCAGTACACCACCACCCTCTCTAATGCATTTTCTTGATTCATCATTCCTCTTTATCGTGTCCactcaaatttttcaaataattatttctacAGTTTTCGTCTGCAATATTAACATATCTGAAAAATCATATTGGAACCACAGACCTGACTTTTGTGTTTGAGAAGTCGATGAACCTATTTGTCTTTGTGTGgaaatctcttaaaatctcccagtaaatctcaccaaatcacaaactatttttcttttctaaaataaaaataataacaaatccacCAAAGTATCGtacaatttcattaaaatctatcaaaatccaaaatttcctaaatcctaCANAAAAACTCTTGTTCTACGGTTTTCAATGAGTTTTCTTTCAATATATTGACCTCATCATAAGATTCAACACCAGTACACCACCACCCTCTCTAATGCATTTTCTTGATTCATCATTCCTCTTTATCGTGTCCactcaaatttttcaaataattatttctacAGTTTTCGTCTGCAATATTAACATATCTGAAAAATCATATTGGAACCACAGACCTGACTTTTGTGTTTGAGAAGTCGATGAACCTATTTGTCTTTGTGTGGGAATCTCTTAAAATCTCCCAATATatctcaccaaatcacaaactattcttcttttctaaaataaaaataataacaaatccacCAAAGTATCCtacaatttcattaaaatctctcaaaatccaaaatttcctaaatcctacaaaatcttttaaaattctaatttcaATACCCCCTCTTAGTATTGAATTCGTCTGAGAAATGAAGAAGCAGAGAGTAAATGTTATGGGCCTTTGGGCTTTTGCATACTTCTAATTGCGCTAAGCCCATTTATATATTCATTGCCGTAGTTTTTGGTTGTTCTCACGTGCCaatgaagtatatatatgttggtaGCTAAACTAGATTCTAAACATTATGTGAAATACAAATacgtttttggttgttttgacGTGCCAGCTGTAGAAATAAGCTTGAGTAACTTTAGTTATGGAAACTCCAGGTACTAGTTAtcgatatttaaaaaaaaacaaaaacaaacaaaaaaaccagtatttaatttttggtcACTGGTGATTACAAGACGAACAACAAAATGTATAGGGTATATAGGTACTTGCAAAACAAATAGCGCACCAATAGGCCGAAAGAATTCTCAATATTCAGGTTTTGTTTCTGGacagataatttaatttttttaacatggaaaataaaatgttaatttcTGTGATTTACGATTTGTTACCGAAATCAAAAAGGAATGTATACAAGTTTTATTAAACACATCTAATTACTTAGTTTTCTTCTGTGGTCAACTAAAAGAAGGTTTAGAATGATCAACTCAAATCCATAACCTTGCCTTAATGTGTTCCTCATTCAACCATTTCtttctggttttt
The sequence above is drawn from the Camelina sativa cultivar DH55 chromosome 4, Cs, whole genome shotgun sequence genome and encodes:
- the LOC109132521 gene encoding serine/threonine-protein kinase CTR1-like, giving the protein MNQENALERVVVTRVFSIVTEYLNRGSLCRLLHKSGAREQLDERRRLSMAYDVAKGMNYLHNRNPPIVHMKSPNLLVDKKYTVKVCDFGLSRLKASTFLSSKSAAGTPEWMAPEVLQDEPFNEKSDVYSFGVILWELATLQQPWGNLHLKLVVTAVGFKCKRLEILRNLNPQVAAIIEGCWTNEPWKRSSFATIMELLRPLIKSAVPPPNRSDL